TACGCGTCAGCGTGTCCTCCAGCGAGCGGAGCACACCATCACGGGAGTAGTCGCGCACCCGCCGCTGCGTCGCCGGCACGTCGAACAGCTCGGCGTCGCGCTCGCCGGCGTATCCGTCGTTGGGCACCAGGAGCCGGCCGACCTTGGACGACACCACGTACTCGTCGCGTGGGAAGCCGGTCAGACTGCGGCCCAGCCGCTCCTCGGCGAGACCGAGCCCGTAGTGCGGCGCGACGTCGAAGTAGCGGATCCCCGCCGACCAGGCCGCCGGCACGCACCGTGGCCACACGTCGGCCGACAGCGCCTCGTACAGGTTGCCGAGTGCGGCGACGCCGTACCCGACCGGCCCGACCCGCAGGCCGCCCCGTCCGAACGCCCGCATCAGGCCACCCGCAACCGATCGAGCGCGTCGAGGTCCCAGGCGATCCCCAGCCCGGGCTCCGACGGCGCCACCGCGTTGCCATCGGCGATGCCCATCTCGCCGGTGGTGACGGCGCGCAGCTGTGGGATGTGCTCGACGTACAGCCCGTTCGGGACCGCGCATGCCAGCGACACGTGCAACTCCATGAGGAAATGCGGCGCCACTTGCACGTTGAACGCCTCGGCCAGGTGCGCCACCTTGAGCCACGGCGTGATCCCGCCGACGCGGGCGACGTCGACCTGCACGATGCCGGCCGCCTCGGCGGCCAGGTACGCGCGGAAGTGGCCCACGGAGTACATGCTCTCGCCGACCGCCACCGGGATCGTCGTCGACCGCGCCAGCCGGCGGTGTCCCGCGACGTCGTCGGCCGGCAGCGGCTCCTCCAACCAGAACAGATCCAGCGGCTCGAACAGCGCCGCCCGCCGGATCGCCTCGGCCGCCGTCATCGACTGGTTGGCATCCACCATGAGGTGCAGGTCCGGCCCGACGGCCTCGCGGACGGCTCGCAGCCGCTCGGCGTCCTCGCCGGCGTGCGGCTTGCCGACCTTGACTTTCACCCCGTGCAGCCCGCGCCGCTTCGCCTCGGATGCCTGGGTGACCAGTTCGTCCGCGCTGAGGTGCAACCAGCCGCCCTCGGTGTCGTAGAGCGGGACCCGCGGCCGGGCGCCGCCCGCGGCCACCCACAACGGCAGGCCGATCGCCCGGCAGCGGGCGTCCCAGACAGCGGTGTCGACGGCGGCCAGCGCGAGCGCAGTGATCGCGCCGACCGTCGTCGCGCGGGTGGCCGCATGCAGCGTCGACCACACCTCCTCCGGCCGGCCGGCATCCATGCCGACGAGCAGGCCGAGCAGGCTCTCACGCAGCAGGCTGAGCACGGCGGCGCCACCGGTCCCGATCGTGTAGCTGTATCCGGTGCCGGTGACACCGTCGGCAGTGCGCACCGTGACGAGGATCGTCTCCTGCTTCACGAAGGACTGGACGGCGTCGGTGCGCACGGTCTCGACCGGGACGTCGCACAGCCAGGCTTGTGCCTCGACGATCCGCAGCTTGTCGCGTGTGGTCACTAGCGTTCTCCAAATCCACCCATGTTGACGCCCGTCATCAGCTGCCGCTGGAGCAGC
This Jiangella alba DNA region includes the following protein-coding sequences:
- a CDS encoding mandelate racemase/muconate lactonizing enzyme family protein; translation: MTTRDKLRIVEAQAWLCDVPVETVRTDAVQSFVKQETILVTVRTADGVTGTGYSYTIGTGGAAVLSLLRESLLGLLVGMDAGRPEEVWSTLHAATRATTVGAITALALAAVDTAVWDARCRAIGLPLWVAAGGARPRVPLYDTEGGWLHLSADELVTQASEAKRRGLHGVKVKVGKPHAGEDAERLRAVREAVGPDLHLMVDANQSMTAAEAIRRAALFEPLDLFWLEEPLPADDVAGHRRLARSTTIPVAVGESMYSVGHFRAYLAAEAAGIVQVDVARVGGITPWLKVAHLAEAFNVQVAPHFLMELHVSLACAVPNGLYVEHIPQLRAVTTGEMGIADGNAVAPSEPGLGIAWDLDALDRLRVA